CCTGATGGTCGCCTGGCTGCGCGAGCTGCTCTATCTGTGGGTCGGGCGGGGGCTTCTGGTGAACTCCGCCCGGGTGGAGGGGCTGGAAAAATACCGCCTGAGCGCCACCGTCGCGGTGGAACCCTTCGACCCCGAGCGGCACGCCATCAAAACCGAGATCAAGGCGGTCACCTACCACCAGCTGGCGGTGACATCGGGGCCGGACGGGTGGCGGGCGCGGATTGTTTTTGACATTTGAGGCCGGTGCGGCCTGCGTCGCACCGGGGCGTCAAACGTCGGGGGCCGCTTTTTGCACCGGCAAAATCGGCCCCCCCC
The genomic region above belongs to Desulfobacteraceae bacterium and contains:
- a CDS encoding archease; amino-acid sequence: MRYRLIDHTADTGVVLVAADGPSLFENAAFALFDLLTDLKRVEGRQTLTLDVAGQDWPDLMVAWLRELLYLWVGRGLLVNSARVEGLEKYRLSATVAVEPFDPERHAIKTEIKAVTYHQLAVTSGPDGWRARIVFDI